A genomic stretch from Candidatus Methylomirabilota bacterium includes:
- a CDS encoding pyridoxamine 5'-phosphate oxidase family protein — MRMTKAQARMIEWERVARVATVGAGMPHLVPVCHVLAGGKIYFGSGKRGRKVRNVRANPRLALTVDCYSDDWSHITGVMVQGTARVIERGPRFRRLRRRLYAKYPQYPREAALGDSDSVIVELTPTHVFSW, encoded by the coding sequence ATGCGAATGACGAAAGCGCAGGCCAGGATGATCGAGTGGGAGCGGGTCGCGCGCGTCGCCACGGTGGGGGCGGGCATGCCGCATCTGGTGCCGGTGTGTCACGTGCTGGCGGGCGGCAAGATCTACTTCGGCTCGGGCAAGCGCGGCCGCAAGGTGCGCAACGTGCGCGCCAACCCGCGGCTCGCCCTGACCGTGGACTGCTACTCGGACGACTGGAGTCACATCACCGGCGTGATGGTGCAGGGCACCGCGCGCGTGATCGAGCGCGGCCCGCGCTTCCGCCGGCTGCGCCGTCGCCTCTACGCAAAGTATCCGCAGTACCCGCGCGAGGCCGCACTCGGCGACTCGGACTCGGTGATCGTCGAGCTGACGCCCACGCACGTATTCTCCTGGTAA